A stretch of the Vicia villosa cultivar HV-30 ecotype Madison, WI unplaced genomic scaffold, Vvil1.0 ctg.003284F_1_1, whole genome shotgun sequence genome encodes the following:
- the LOC131640732 gene encoding uncharacterized protein LOC131640732: MPTYAKFIKDIIIKKRIFEDQEVVTVNSCCSVIIQRTLPKKESDPGKVTLSVTIGNVYVGKGLIDLGSSINLIPLSLVKRFGNINLKSTRMTLQLADKSTTHSIGITEDLLDKVDKFFFPVNFVVIDMEEDYDTPLILGRPFMKTARMMIDIDDGLMKVRVLDEEVCFNLFEVMKHSNDKSVISMLNVGNTFWK, encoded by the coding sequence ATGCCTACTTATGCTAAATTCATCAAGGATATTATCATAAAGAAGAGAATATTTGAGGATCAAGAGGTTGTGACTGTTAACTCGTGTTGTAGTGTGATAATTCAAAGAACTCTACCGAAGAAAGAAAGTGATCCGGGAAAAGTTACTCTATCGGTGACAATTGGTAATGTTTATGTCGGTAAGGGGTTGATTGATttgggttctagcattaatttgattcCATTATCTCTTGTGAAAAGATTCGGAAACATTAATTTGAAATCTACAAGGATGACTTTACAATTAGCCGACAAGTCTACCACTCATTCTATTGGGATTACGGAAGACTTGTTAGATAAGGTTGATAAGTTCTTTTTCCCGGTCAATTTTGTGGTAATTGATATGGAGGAGGATTATGACACACCTTTAATACTTGGAAGACCTTTCATGAAAACCGCTCGGATGATGATTGATATCGATGACGGTTTAATGAAAGTGAGAGTTTTGGATGAAGAAGTGTGTTTTAACCTCTTTGAAGTGATGAAGCATTCCAATGATAAAAGTGTTATATCGATGCTCAATGTTGGCAATACCTTTTGGAAATGA